One Lactobacillus crispatus DNA segment encodes these proteins:
- a CDS encoding dihydroorotase, whose product MATVIKNGTVYQNGRLIKADVLIEDQKIKAIGTNLTADKEIDASGKLVSPGLVDVHVHYRDPGQTYKEDIKTGSEAAAHGGFTMVGAMPNVTPVPNTPELMQKMVQENNEKGVVHIFQYGPITNDETTDVIPDYAALKKAGAFALSNDGHGVQTAQTMYLAMQKAKENNLIIATHAQDDSLFNKGIVNEGPKAKELNLPPVTELAETTQIARDLLLAQKTGVHYHICHVSTKTSVELVRMAKARGINVTCEVAPHHILLTDDDIPKDNGYYKMNPPLRNKEDQAALLVGLLDGTIDLIATDHAPHARNEKEGGMKGASFGITGSETAFSTLYTKFVKEEKVFTLEQLLSWLSDKPAKTFGLKNAGVLEPGKPADIAIFDLDHETELKEEDYKSKGVNTPFTGDKVYGETVMTMVDGQVVYRRDEQ is encoded by the coding sequence ATGGCAACAGTAATTAAGAATGGCACAGTTTATCAAAATGGTCGTCTAATTAAAGCAGATGTTTTAATTGAAGATCAAAAGATTAAAGCAATAGGGACTAACTTAACGGCAGATAAAGAGATTGATGCAAGTGGCAAGCTAGTTAGTCCTGGACTGGTTGATGTCCACGTTCATTATCGTGATCCCGGACAAACTTACAAGGAAGATATTAAAACCGGTAGTGAAGCCGCTGCTCATGGTGGTTTTACTATGGTAGGGGCAATGCCTAATGTAACGCCTGTACCTAATACGCCTGAGCTAATGCAAAAAATGGTACAAGAAAACAATGAAAAAGGTGTGGTTCATATTTTTCAATATGGACCAATCACTAATGATGAAACTACTGATGTCATTCCTGATTATGCAGCATTGAAAAAGGCTGGTGCTTTTGCCTTAAGTAATGATGGTCATGGAGTCCAAACTGCTCAAACGATGTATTTGGCAATGCAAAAAGCCAAGGAAAATAATTTGATCATTGCTACTCATGCACAAGACGATTCGCTTTTTAATAAAGGGATCGTGAATGAAGGACCTAAAGCCAAGGAATTAAACTTGCCGCCAGTAACTGAATTAGCAGAAACAACGCAAATTGCTAGAGACTTGCTTTTAGCACAAAAAACGGGCGTCCATTATCATATTTGCCATGTATCAACTAAAACTAGTGTGGAACTGGTTCGAATGGCTAAGGCGCGTGGAATCAATGTTACCTGTGAAGTAGCGCCACACCATATTTTATTAACAGATGACGATATTCCTAAGGACAACGGTTATTATAAGATGAATCCGCCATTGAGAAATAAGGAAGATCAAGCGGCGTTACTAGTGGGACTACTAGACGGTACAATCGATTTAATTGCGACTGACCATGCTCCTCATGCTCGCAATGAAAAAGAAGGTGGCATGAAGGGCGCATCATTTGGTATTACTGGTAGTGAAACAGCATTTTCTACTTTATATACTAAATTTGTCAAAGAAGAAAAAGTCTTCACCTTGGAGCAGCTTTTATCATGGCTCTCCGATAAACCAGCTAAAACGTTTGGCTTAAAAAATGCCGGGGTACTTGAACCGGGTAAGCCAGCTGATATTGCGATTTTTGACTTAGACCATGAAACTGAATTAAAAGAAGAAGACTATAAGTCAAAAGGCGTTAATACACCATTTACGGGCGACAAGGTGTATGGTGAAACTGTAATGACCATGGTTGATGGTCAGGTTGTATACAGAAGGGATGAACAATAA
- a CDS encoding carbamoyl phosphate synthase small subunit produces MRYLILEDGSIYAGEGFGADCETVGEVVFTTGMTGYQEAITDQSYADQILVFTNPLIGNYGITLADYESLEPRIKGVICHQVARHPDNWRMQTTLPKFLEHLNIPGIQGIDTRELVKKLRVHGTLRGKIADSKENAEKIAAELKTKNVTQGVISRVSTKSPYPVPGSKRNIVVIDFGIKHSILRELAERDCNCIVLPYTATAQEVLNLHPDGVLLSNGPGDPEEMVEATKMVREVEKHVPLMGICMGHQVFALANGAKTYKMKFGHRGFNHPVREIATGNIGFTSQNHGYAVSADSIDKDNLMITHVEVNDGTVEGLRHKKYPAFSVQFHPDATPGPHDEVSLFDDFMSMIDQRKEEERHA; encoded by the coding sequence ATGCGGTATTTAATCCTAGAAGATGGTAGCATCTATGCTGGCGAGGGTTTTGGCGCTGATTGCGAAACAGTTGGTGAAGTTGTATTTACAACAGGGATGACTGGTTATCAAGAAGCAATTACCGACCAATCTTATGCCGATCAGATTTTGGTTTTCACTAATCCTTTAATTGGAAACTATGGTATTACCTTGGCAGATTATGAGTCACTTGAGCCAAGGATCAAAGGCGTAATTTGTCACCAGGTTGCCCGTCATCCTGATAATTGGCGAATGCAGACAACCTTACCAAAGTTTTTGGAGCATTTAAACATTCCGGGTATTCAGGGAATTGACACGCGTGAATTAGTTAAAAAATTGAGAGTTCACGGTACATTACGTGGTAAGATTGCAGATTCAAAAGAAAATGCAGAAAAAATTGCGGCAGAATTAAAGACTAAGAATGTAACTCAAGGTGTAATTAGCCGAGTATCAACCAAGTCACCATATCCAGTTCCTGGTTCGAAACGCAATATTGTGGTTATCGACTTTGGAATTAAACACAGTATTTTGCGTGAACTAGCAGAACGTGATTGTAATTGTATTGTTTTACCATATACAGCTACTGCCCAAGAAGTATTAAACCTTCATCCAGATGGTGTTCTTTTGAGTAACGGCCCTGGTGATCCAGAAGAAATGGTAGAGGCAACTAAAATGGTGCGTGAAGTAGAAAAGCATGTTCCTTTGATGGGAATTTGTATGGGACACCAAGTCTTTGCTTTAGCTAATGGGGCTAAAACTTACAAGATGAAATTTGGGCACCGCGGTTTTAATCACCCTGTACGAGAGATTGCAACTGGTAATATTGGTTTTACTTCACAAAACCATGGTTATGCTGTGTCTGCAGATTCAATTGACAAGGATAACTTAATGATTACCCACGTTGAAGTCAATGATGGGACGGTTGAAGGGTTACGTCATAAGAAATATCCTGCATTTTCAGTGCAATTTCACCCTGATGCAACACCGGGTCCTCATGATGAGGTTTCATTATTCGACGACTTTATGTCAATGATTGATCAGAGAAAGGAAGAAGAGCGTCATGCCTAA
- the carB gene encoding carbamoyl-phosphate synthase large subunit, whose product MPKRTDIHKIMVIGSGPIIIGQAAEFDYSGTQACLALREEGYEVVLVNSNPATIMTDTTIADKVYIEPLTVESISRIIRQEYPDAILPTLGGQVGLNMAMELAKTGILDELHIELLGTKLQSIEQAEDREKFKELCKSLGEPVPPSKTVNTVEDALAFGDEIGYPIIVRPAFTMGGTGGGICNNHEELAEIAKNGLELSPVTECLIEKSIAGYKEVEFEVMRDHDDNAMIVCCMENFDPVGIHTGDSIVFSPSQTLSDKEYQMLRDCSLRLIRALKIEGGCNVQLALDPNSFNYDVIEVNPRVSRSSALASKATGYPIAKMAAKIAVGMTLDEIKNPVTGTTYAEFEPALDYVVCKIPRWPFDKFPKADRVLGTQMKATGEVMAIGRTAEEAMQKAVRSLEIDEKDLYSPEAHVASDDQLEQKLVKAQDDRLFYLAEAFRRGYSAEDIHELTKINFYFLDIVQHMVELEKTLEENKDDVDVLRLAKKYGFSDPTIASLWNETADEVRAFRKKHGIIPVYKMVDTCAAEFESKTPYFYSTYDAENESHKTGKKSVIVIGSGPIRIGQGVEFDYATVHCVKALQKMGYEAIVINSNPETVSTDFSISDKLYFEPLTLEDVLNVCDLEKPEGVIVQFGGQTSINLAHGLEEHGVKILGTKVADVNRAEDRELFDQIIKQLHLNQPQGLTATTHEGVLEAADKLGYPVLVRPSYVLGGKAMEIVYTKAELEEYLQDHVDIAADHPILVDDYLDGRECDVDAISDGKEVLLPGIMEHIEHAGVHSGDSMAVYPPQTFSDEVKEKITDVTRKLALTLNCVGIMNIQFIVRDGEVYVIEVNPRASRTVPFLSKITGIEMAQVATRVIMGESLAEQGYGDGLAPEPDMISVKAPVFSFSKLSDVDAYLGPEMKSTGEVMGSDHTFAKALYKAFAGAKMQLPENGNVLLTIEDRDKEKILPIAKRFARIGYRIFATKGTADFLRSHDLHVDPVTKVHEDEDAKDNILNELRNGKIDLVINTMGHDIEKNSDGFIIRQVAIGQNVPLITALDTADALLTSLENRSFATDALK is encoded by the coding sequence ATGCCTAAAAGAACAGATATTCATAAGATTATGGTGATTGGCTCAGGTCCAATTATTATTGGTCAAGCTGCAGAATTTGATTATTCTGGTACACAGGCATGCTTGGCTCTGCGCGAAGAAGGCTATGAAGTAGTTTTAGTTAATTCCAACCCAGCTACGATCATGACTGATACAACAATTGCAGATAAGGTGTACATTGAACCTCTGACAGTTGAATCGATTTCACGAATTATTCGTCAAGAATATCCTGATGCTATTTTGCCAACACTTGGCGGTCAAGTGGGCTTAAACATGGCTATGGAACTTGCCAAAACAGGAATTTTGGATGAATTACACATCGAGCTTCTAGGTACTAAGCTGCAATCTATTGAACAAGCCGAAGACCGTGAAAAATTTAAGGAATTATGTAAGTCATTAGGTGAACCAGTTCCACCTTCTAAGACAGTTAATACAGTCGAAGATGCCTTAGCTTTTGGAGATGAGATTGGCTATCCGATCATTGTTCGTCCCGCCTTTACGATGGGTGGTACCGGTGGTGGTATCTGTAATAATCATGAAGAATTAGCAGAGATTGCCAAAAATGGATTGGAACTTTCCCCTGTAACTGAATGTTTGATTGAAAAATCAATTGCGGGCTATAAAGAAGTAGAATTTGAAGTAATGCGCGACCATGATGACAATGCAATGATTGTCTGCTGCATGGAAAACTTTGATCCGGTAGGGATTCACACTGGTGATTCAATTGTCTTTTCACCAAGTCAAACTTTATCTGATAAGGAATATCAGATGCTTCGTGATTGTTCACTGCGTTTGATTAGGGCTTTGAAAATTGAAGGGGGATGCAACGTTCAACTTGCTCTTGACCCAAATAGCTTTAATTATGATGTAATTGAAGTAAATCCGCGTGTTTCAAGATCATCTGCTTTAGCTTCTAAGGCAACTGGTTATCCAATTGCTAAGATGGCTGCTAAAATTGCAGTAGGAATGACTTTGGATGAAATTAAGAACCCAGTAACGGGAACAACCTATGCAGAATTTGAACCTGCATTAGACTATGTAGTCTGCAAGATACCACGCTGGCCATTTGATAAGTTCCCTAAGGCTGATCGCGTTTTGGGCACCCAAATGAAAGCAACCGGTGAAGTTATGGCAATTGGCCGTACTGCAGAAGAAGCTATGCAAAAAGCGGTAAGATCACTAGAAATTGATGAAAAAGATCTTTACTCACCAGAAGCACACGTAGCTAGTGATGACCAATTAGAGCAAAAATTAGTCAAAGCTCAAGATGATCGTCTCTTCTATTTAGCTGAGGCATTTAGACGTGGTTATTCAGCTGAAGATATTCATGAATTAACGAAGATTAATTTCTACTTTTTAGATATCGTGCAACATATGGTTGAATTGGAAAAGACACTTGAGGAAAATAAAGATGATGTTGATGTATTGCGCTTAGCTAAGAAATATGGCTTTAGTGATCCAACGATTGCCTCTTTGTGGAATGAAACTGCAGATGAGGTAAGAGCATTTCGGAAAAAGCATGGCATCATCCCAGTCTACAAGATGGTTGATACATGTGCTGCTGAGTTTGAATCAAAGACACCATACTTTTATTCAACTTATGATGCTGAAAATGAATCACATAAGACTGGTAAGAAGTCGGTGATCGTTATTGGCTCAGGTCCAATCAGAATCGGTCAAGGTGTTGAATTCGATTATGCGACTGTTCACTGTGTCAAGGCCTTGCAAAAGATGGGCTACGAAGCAATTGTTATCAATTCTAATCCTGAAACTGTTTCAACTGACTTCTCTATCTCAGATAAATTATACTTTGAACCATTAACTTTGGAAGATGTCTTGAATGTCTGCGACTTGGAAAAGCCAGAAGGCGTGATTGTTCAATTTGGTGGTCAAACCTCAATCAATTTGGCTCATGGCTTAGAAGAACATGGCGTCAAGATTTTAGGCACTAAAGTAGCTGATGTTAACCGTGCAGAAGACCGTGAACTGTTTGATCAAATCATTAAGCAACTTCATTTGAATCAGCCTCAAGGTTTAACTGCAACTACTCATGAAGGCGTACTTGAAGCTGCTGATAAGCTAGGCTATCCAGTTTTAGTCCGTCCAAGTTATGTTTTGGGTGGTAAGGCGATGGAAATTGTCTACACCAAGGCAGAGTTAGAAGAATACTTGCAAGACCACGTTGATATTGCAGCAGACCACCCAATCTTGGTTGATGATTATCTTGATGGTCGTGAATGTGATGTTGATGCAATTAGTGATGGTAAGGAAGTTCTTTTGCCAGGAATCATGGAACATATTGAGCATGCCGGTGTCCACTCTGGTGACTCAATGGCTGTTTATCCACCACAAACCTTCTCTGATGAAGTTAAAGAAAAGATTACTGATGTCACTAGAAAGCTTGCTTTGACGTTGAACTGTGTCGGCATTATGAACATTCAATTCATTGTCAGAGATGGTGAAGTTTACGTAATTGAAGTTAACCCTCGGGCAAGTAGAACAGTGCCATTTTTAAGCAAGATCACGGGTATTGAAATGGCTCAGGTCGCTACCCGAGTAATTATGGGCGAAAGTTTGGCTGAACAGGGCTACGGTGATGGTCTTGCCCCAGAGCCAGACATGATCTCTGTTAAAGCACCAGTCTTCTCCTTCAGCAAATTATCGGACGTTGATGCATATCTCGGGCCAGAAATGAAATCGACAGGTGAAGTAATGGGGAGTGATCACACTTTTGCCAAAGCTCTCTACAAAGCTTTTGCAGGTGCTAAGATGCAATTGCCTGAAAATGGTAATGTATTACTTACCATCGAAGATCGAGACAAAGAAAAGATTTTACCAATTGCCAAGAGATTTGCGCGGATTGGCTACAGAATCTTTGCTACTAAGGGTACAGCTGATTTCTTGCGTAGTCATGATTTGCATGTTGATCCAGTAACTAAAGTGCATGAAGATGAAGACGCCAAGGATAATATCTTGAATGAATTAAGAAATGGCAAGATTGACTTGGTTATCAATACGATGGGTCACGATATTGAAAAGAATTCTGATGGCTTCATCATTAGACAGGTTGCCATTGGTCAAAATGTACCATTGATTACAGCACTTGATACTGCAGATGCTTTGCTTACTAGCTTGGAGAATAGATCATTTGCTACTGATGCTTTGAAGTAG
- a CDS encoding L-lactate permease, translating into MWISFLLALIPIIWLIYSLAIRKMPAIKACSIGLLITIVLAILGFNLSIVDTLTGALEGILMGLWPIVYVIVAALFTYNVSNYSGGIKIIQDTLSSITIDQRILVLIIAWGFGGFLEAIAGFGTAVAIPAGILIGFGLNPINAAVICLIANTTPTAFGAIGLPVITLSDVTNLPVTPLSFVITLQLALLIIIIPFLLVILTGGGVKAIKGVGLITLMSGLSFSIPQILVAKFVGPELPAIVGSICCILTTVLMAKLYHHQDNDIKENIEKHSAIEILRASSPFILVFVFVVLASSLFPNIQHLLGKVTSYIKVYTGKDTELFKINWLSSPGTLILLATFIGGLIQKVSFKKLGQILKSTIFGLWKTLITICSIVALAKVMGYAGMTSAIAAALVVLMGPIYPLVAPLIGALGTFITGSDTSANVLFGNLQLSSAKALGVNSNWVVGSNMVGATAGKMISPQSIAVASAAIGQDGSESIILKQVAKWCLLYLGIICIFLYGIGFAVGFL; encoded by the coding sequence ATGTGGATTTCGTTTTTATTGGCTTTAATTCCAATTATTTGGCTTATTTACTCTTTGGCAATTCGAAAAATGCCTGCTATTAAAGCATGCAGCATTGGACTATTAATTACTATCGTATTGGCTATACTGGGATTTAACCTCTCTATAGTTGACACTTTGACGGGTGCTTTAGAGGGCATTCTGATGGGGCTATGGCCAATTGTTTATGTAATCGTGGCTGCACTGTTTACTTATAATGTAAGCAATTATTCAGGTGGAATTAAAATTATTCAAGATACTTTGTCGTCAATCACTATTGATCAGCGTATTTTAGTTTTGATTATCGCATGGGGATTTGGCGGATTCTTAGAAGCAATTGCAGGTTTTGGGACAGCAGTTGCAATTCCCGCTGGGATATTAATTGGATTTGGTCTTAATCCGATTAATGCCGCCGTAATTTGTTTAATTGCTAATACTACACCAACTGCCTTTGGTGCAATTGGATTACCAGTGATTACACTGAGTGACGTAACTAATTTGCCCGTTACTCCATTATCATTTGTTATTACTTTACAACTTGCATTATTAATTATTATAATTCCGTTTTTATTGGTGATTCTAACAGGTGGCGGAGTTAAAGCTATCAAAGGAGTGGGATTAATTACCCTGATGTCTGGTTTGTCATTTTCAATTCCGCAAATTTTGGTAGCAAAATTTGTTGGTCCAGAGTTACCAGCAATTGTTGGTTCAATTTGTTGTATTTTGACTACAGTTCTGATGGCAAAATTATATCATCATCAAGATAATGACATAAAAGAGAATATTGAGAAGCACAGCGCTATCGAAATTTTGCGTGCAAGTTCACCATTTATTTTAGTGTTCGTATTTGTGGTTCTTGCTTCATCACTGTTTCCAAATATTCAGCATCTATTGGGAAAAGTGACTTCTTATATTAAGGTATATACTGGGAAAGATACAGAACTGTTTAAGATTAATTGGCTTTCTTCACCAGGAACATTAATTTTGCTAGCTACTTTTATTGGTGGATTAATTCAAAAAGTTAGTTTCAAGAAATTAGGACAAATCTTAAAATCAACAATTTTTGGATTATGGAAAACATTAATTACAATTTGTTCTATTGTGGCTTTAGCCAAGGTAATGGGCTACGCAGGAATGACTTCAGCAATTGCGGCAGCATTAGTAGTTCTAATGGGACCAATATATCCATTAGTTGCACCGTTAATTGGTGCTTTGGGTACGTTTATTACAGGATCTGATACCTCAGCTAATGTTCTTTTTGGTAACCTGCAATTGTCTTCAGCTAAGGCTTTAGGCGTAAATAGTAATTGGGTAGTTGGTTCAAATATGGTGGGAGCAACTGCTGGAAAGATGATCTCACCTCAGAGTATAGCTGTTGCTTCAGCTGCAATTGGACAAGATGGATCTGAATCAATAATTTTGAAGCAAGTGGCTAAATGGTGCTTATTGTATTTGGGAATAATTTGTATATTCCTATATGGAATAGGCTTTGCCGTAGGATTTTTATAA
- a CDS encoding GRP family sugar transporter, with product MSYLFLFIPAIGWGLMPMFVAGVKKSNIYHQILGTVLGAFIFGAAVTLIKRPSFNATTFILAMLAGAAWVIGQVGQYYSYSKVGVSETMPISTGLQLIGVPLVGVLIFSEWASTQAKLFGFLGILALIIGVAFTSLTDKGTSEGGKKNQTTTMIVLVLTTLGYITSSSIPKALKGDSVMIFFAETIGMLVAAIVYLIATKQTQVFKEKESYQVIPAGVIYAIAALAYIVSVKMNGVNLAFVMSQLCVVISTLGGILFLHEKKTQKGLIYTVIGLILIVAGAVLTSVF from the coding sequence ATGAGTTATTTATTTCTGTTTATTCCGGCAATAGGATGGGGTCTTATGCCCATGTTTGTTGCTGGTGTCAAGAAGAGTAACATTTACCACCAAATTTTAGGTACCGTTCTTGGTGCATTTATCTTTGGTGCTGCAGTTACTCTCATTAAGCGTCCATCTTTTAATGCGACTACTTTTATTTTAGCAATGTTAGCTGGTGCTGCTTGGGTTATTGGTCAAGTTGGTCAGTATTACAGTTATTCCAAGGTTGGGGTTTCTGAAACTATGCCAATTTCAACTGGTTTGCAGTTGATCGGTGTGCCACTTGTAGGTGTGTTGATCTTTAGTGAATGGGCAAGCACTCAAGCTAAATTGTTTGGATTTTTAGGGATCTTAGCTTTAATTATTGGTGTAGCATTTACATCATTGACTGACAAAGGTACATCTGAGGGTGGAAAAAAGAATCAGACCACTACAATGATTGTGCTGGTATTGACTACACTTGGTTACATTACTTCAAGTTCCATTCCAAAGGCCTTGAAGGGTGACAGCGTAATGATTTTCTTTGCTGAAACCATTGGAATGTTGGTTGCAGCAATTGTTTATTTAATTGCAACTAAGCAAACACAAGTCTTTAAGGAAAAAGAAAGTTATCAAGTAATTCCTGCCGGTGTGATTTACGCAATTGCTGCTCTTGCATACATTGTTTCAGTTAAGATGAACGGTGTAAACCTAGCCTTTGTTATGTCACAACTTTGTGTCGTTATTTCTACTCTTGGTGGTATCCTTTTCTTACACGAAAAGAAGACACAAAAAGGTCTTATTTATACTGTGATCGGTTTAATATTAATTGTTGCCGGTGCAGTTTTGACCTCAGTATTTTAA
- the msrB gene encoding peptide-methionine (R)-S-oxide reductase MsrB has translation MTFNKEEKEQALKRLTDEEYNVTQKAATEYPFTGKYDDFYEKGIYVDVVSGEPLFSSLDKYNAGCGWPSFTKPIKKLTYHRDQSHGMERTEVKSPEADSHLGHVFTDGPVDRGGLRYCINSAALRFIPYDQLEQAGYGEYKKIFE, from the coding sequence ATGACTTTTAACAAAGAAGAAAAAGAGCAAGCTTTAAAGCGGCTAACTGATGAGGAATATAACGTAACTCAAAAGGCCGCTACAGAATATCCTTTTACCGGAAAATATGATGATTTTTATGAAAAGGGGATTTACGTTGATGTAGTGTCAGGTGAGCCACTTTTTTCAAGCTTAGATAAGTATAATGCAGGCTGTGGTTGGCCTAGTTTTACTAAGCCAATTAAGAAATTAACTTACCACCGCGATCAATCGCACGGAATGGAGAGAACAGAAGTTAAAAGTCCCGAAGCTGATTCTCACTTAGGTCATGTTTTTACTGACGGCCCAGTGGATCGAGGTGGTTTACGTTACTGCATTAATTCCGCAGCATTGAGATTTATTCCATATGATCAGTTGGAACAGGCTGGCTATGGTGAATATAAGAAAATATTTGAATAA
- a CDS encoding Xaa-Pro dipeptidyl-peptidase, whose translation MKYNQYAYVETDFDQQVKELIDINFLPKNYADWNFNDLLGKLVKMTIAEAKTDAAKTTKLSEFAVSNEQTLADFLKGKPESIGTAQFYNVALQLLGYHVHYDYELADPTGFMQKNALPFVQDISDVKKLISAFYRLLNTRAKNGQILLDVMAGKGYFTQFWGQNKFKFFNGKAIPVFDTNKVIREVVYVETDLDTDHDGKSDLIQVTVFRPAETNKGLKVPALYTASPYFGGIIANEKRNHNVDENLSDAADWNDPQYVHSPIVKAKQPDDSNHPATEEAVHKSSYPLNEYMLARGFASVFAGAIGTRGSDGVRITGAPEETESAAAVIEWLHGDRIAYTDRTRSVQTKADWCNGNIGMTGRSYLGTLQIAIATTGVKGLKTVVSEAAISSWYDYYREHGLVIAPEACQGEDLDLLAETCQSNLWDAGSYLKIKPEYDKMQKELLTKEDRETGQYSNFWEARNYRHHADGIKCSWISVHGLNDWNVKPKNVYKIWQLVKKMPMKHHLFLHQGPHYNMNNFVSIDFTDLMNLWFVHELLGIENNAYKQWPTVMIQDNLQADKWHEEKDWSNELGQKKTYYPTDDGELFQDGNGKAQQSFVDEGGIEFKKADISESDWLYKFICGDEKWAKPSLRFKTDEFIHPTTIVGRPEVKVRVKGSLPKGQISVALVELGERRRLTATPKFLMRGGQELGYRFGTDTLQEFVPDKKTKAKLITKAHMNLQNYKDMKRPEKIDADKFYDLDFLLQPTYYTLPSGSKLALIIYSTDEGMTKRPLEEETYTVDLANTEIKFYEK comes from the coding sequence ATGAAATATAATCAATACGCTTATGTCGAAACTGACTTCGATCAACAAGTAAAAGAATTAATCGACATCAATTTCTTACCTAAAAATTATGCAGACTGGAATTTTAACGATTTGCTGGGCAAGCTCGTTAAAATGACAATTGCTGAAGCAAAAACTGACGCTGCTAAGACAACAAAATTATCTGAATTTGCTGTTTCAAATGAGCAAACTTTAGCTGACTTTTTAAAAGGAAAGCCTGAATCAATTGGTACTGCTCAATTCTATAATGTAGCCTTACAATTACTTGGCTATCATGTTCATTATGACTACGAATTAGCCGATCCAACCGGCTTTATGCAAAAGAATGCTTTACCTTTTGTCCAAGACATTTCTGATGTCAAAAAGTTAATCTCTGCTTTTTATCGTTTGCTCAATACTCGCGCCAAAAACGGTCAAATTTTGCTCGATGTAATGGCTGGTAAGGGGTACTTTACTCAATTCTGGGGACAAAATAAGTTTAAATTTTTCAATGGCAAAGCTATTCCTGTCTTCGATACCAACAAAGTAATTCGTGAAGTTGTTTACGTTGAAACTGATCTTGATACTGATCATGATGGTAAGAGTGACTTGATTCAAGTTACTGTTTTCCGACCAGCTGAAACTAACAAAGGCTTAAAAGTGCCTGCCCTTTATACTGCTTCACCATATTTCGGCGGAATTATCGCTAATGAAAAGCGTAACCATAATGTTGACGAAAATTTATCTGATGCCGCCGATTGGAATGATCCACAATATGTTCATTCACCAATAGTTAAAGCAAAGCAGCCAGACGACTCTAACCACCCAGCTACCGAAGAAGCAGTACATAAATCTTCTTATCCATTAAATGAGTATATGCTTGCTCGTGGTTTTGCCAGTGTTTTTGCTGGAGCAATTGGTACCCGCGGTAGTGATGGAGTTCGTATTACTGGTGCACCTGAAGAAACTGAATCAGCTGCTGCAGTTATCGAATGGCTCCACGGCGATCGTATCGCTTACACTGATCGTACTAGATCTGTTCAAACTAAAGCTGACTGGTGCAATGGCAATATCGGAATGACTGGTCGTTCATATTTAGGCACTTTGCAAATTGCTATTGCCACTACTGGGGTTAAAGGCTTGAAAACTGTGGTTTCTGAAGCCGCTATTTCTTCTTGGTATGACTATTACCGTGAACACGGTTTGGTAATCGCACCCGAAGCCTGCCAAGGTGAAGACCTTGATTTACTGGCTGAAACTTGTCAATCAAACTTGTGGGATGCAGGTTCTTACTTAAAGATCAAACCAGAATACGACAAGATGCAAAAAGAGCTTTTAACAAAAGAAGACCGTGAAACCGGTCAATATTCCAACTTTTGGGAAGCAAGAAACTACCGCCATCACGCTGACGGCATCAAATGTTCTTGGATTTCTGTTCACGGTTTAAATGACTGGAACGTTAAGCCAAAGAATGTTTATAAAATTTGGCAACTAGTCAAAAAAATGCCAATGAAGCATCATCTTTTCCTACACCAAGGTCCTCACTACAATATGAACAACTTTGTTTCTATTGATTTTACTGACTTGATGAACCTTTGGTTTGTACATGAATTACTAGGGATTGAAAACAATGCTTACAAGCAATGGCCAACCGTCATGATCCAGGACAACTTGCAAGCTGACAAGTGGCACGAAGAAAAGGATTGGTCAAATGAATTAGGTCAAAAGAAGACCTACTACCCAACTGATGACGGCGAGCTTTTCCAAGATGGCAATGGCAAAGCACAACAATCATTTGTCGATGAAGGTGGCATTGAATTTAAGAAGGCTGACATCTCAGAAAGCGACTGGCTATACAAATTCATCTGTGGTGATGAAAAATGGGCTAAACCAAGTTTGCGTTTTAAAACAGACGAATTTATTCACCCAACTACGATTGTCGGTCGTCCTGAAGTAAAAGTTAGAGTTAAAGGCAGCTTACCTAAGGGACAAATTTCTGTTGCTTTAGTTGAATTGGGAGAAAGAAGACGCTTAACCGCTACACCTAAGTTCTTAATGCGCGGCGGTCAAGAACTTGGCTATAGATTTGGCACTGATACTTTGCAAGAATTTGTGCCGGACAAGAAGACTAAGGCTAAGTTGATCACTAAGGCTCACATGAACTTACAAAACTATAAGGACATGAAAAGACCTGAGAAGATTGATGCTGACAAGTTCTACGATTTAGACTTCTTGCTTCAACCTACCTACTACACTCTTCCATCTGGTAGTAAGTTGGCCTTGATCATCTACTCAACTGATGAAGGAATGACTAAACGACCACTTGAAGAAGAAACTTATACAGTTGATTTGGCCAATACTGAAATTAAGTTCTATGAGAAATAA